The window CACTAAACCTAACTCTGAAGCAAAGTTTAAAATCACCATACCAAAACCCTAGGTTCTCCCTGCAACGGTTCTGCTGCAGTGCCGCCGCCGTCCGTGCTGTCTGCTTCTCCGCGCCCTCTCTTGTAACCCAGGCCCTCTCTTGTAGCTCGGCGTCCTCCTTCCCCCTGTCCCCGTCCTCCCTGGCTTCTCTGTTCGAGGTTGGAGCAGCTCGCCGTCCGTGTCTCCGTCGAAGGTTAGTGGCACTGctttcacttcggttcttctcttccttttatgcTCTGTTTGCTGATATTTGAATGTGAAATTGTGAATGGATTaatggaaaatcaaataattgattttgcGTTGCTGCTCTTTTTTTAATTCctgaaatttttgttgaaattttcttgCTGCTGCTAAAAATGGAAAtcaaataattattgaaatttttgcgtagctttattgatttcaggtttagtgtgattaggAATTACTTGTTGGTGTTTTGtaatgtttgttgctgaatgctaaaaatggaaatcaaatcaaatgcTGTTTGTTGCTGAATGATAATTTTTGTTGCTGAATGCTAAATGCTGAATGCTGTTGGTAGTATTAATTTTCTGGCTGTGCTGCTGCTGCTGTGGGTTCTGGTGTGCTGTTGTGTGTTTTGTTGCTCTGCTGTGTTGATCATCTTTCTCAATGGGTCAATGTTCACTCTTCACTCTTCACTTGCGTTGTGTTGATCATCTTTCTCAATTGTCAATGTTCTTTATCAGAACTGAGAAGGAAAATGGCAATCTGAACCAGCAAACGGATTTCCGCAGTGTCAGCGCGTGCTCACACTCGCAGGAACAAGAAAACTAACTCTTTTTCTGCCCTCTGGTACCTCTTCATCTTTCCTTCTATTTCTGCACTAGTTCATTGTATAGTAAGTCAACTCTTTGGATTACTGGCATAATTGAATTGGAGATTCAAGAGACAGTTGATTTCTTAATACTGAAAATTCACCCTTAGTTTTGATCTAATTGTTTTGTTTAGTAGGAACTAATAGAATCTCTTCATGGCTTTATCATTGTTGTTTTCCAAGTTATACTAGTTTCTTGTAAGAGAATTAAAGCTAAGCTAGTCTTGCCTTCCGTTTTGCACAAATAGGAATATGTAAATACAGCCATTTTATCAAAACTACAGTCACAATTAGGAAGTTTAATTTAATAGTATATGATGCAGATACGCCTATGGTACAGATATTTGAGTAGAAACGAAGTATTGGTACATGATAGCTTGCATATGTTGCGGAATAGGATAATAACAATTAAGAGTATTGAGTATTGATATACTTGTTATCTCTCTTTGAAATGTTACTTTCTGTATTTACTGTTTTAATTTAGCTTTGCATTCTCTCGGGACTTCTTGGAATAGCGATTATAGTGTTGTTTATTGGGTTTCTTTCAGTATATCATGGTATTATCTGATATCTTCACACTTTGTACTATTTGAATTGGCATTTCTTTCAATAGTGACTCACAAGTTGCTTCTATATtctaggatgtttatttataatttatttattattttattttaaaacggttTTTTTGGTTGAATCACGGTTAGACCGGTTGGATCAGTGAATCAGTGACTaaagcggttcgatgaccggtccggttctcaaaACCTTGGAATTTAATCTTGTTTGTTATTAGTGTGTTTGTGAAGACAtgcttttgaatttataaatttaagcttattttttctaattttatatttatatttaattgtgACCGGATCAACTGGTTCAACCAGTAATCCACtggttgaaccagtgacccacTCGTATAACTGGATCAATTACCGGTTCAGTTATGATAACTATGCCCTTTTTAAATCAAATTCACTGGTTCGATTTAGGATGGGACCAAAGTTTCTCTCTCCTATTTTAGTAAATCGAATTGGGTTAATTCGATTTACTTGGATGCTTGCTAAATTGAATAGGTTAATTTGATTTACGTGTAAATGCTTAAATCAAATTAGCCTGATTCGATATATATAGATTTGTTTAGGACAGATGTGTAACCATTTTCTATTCAGAACATTTGCGTAAATTTGATCTCCaatcaatttatttatgtaaatgatcctatttattattcttttcctattacaaaatttactctataaaatattctttttactgtaccaataatatgtattatttctgtgtatatttttttatctttgttaGTTGTGACGGTGTTATGTTTATGGTGACTGCAGGTATTCAGTTAAGTACTTGCATACTTGTAATAATGTTTCTATTTTAAGTAGTTAAAAAAGATGTAGCATCACTTTGTGTAATTTTCATAATACAAGATACACGAGAGGAAGTTGATAAGGGAGGAATGGTGGGTTGCAAATTTGGAAAGGAAACAATTTGGATACCTGACTTGAAGAGAGGCAGGGACTAAGAACTAACCAACTCACAAAGTAGATAATGGAGGAAGAGGAGTAGCTTAAAATAAGTTTCAAATCAGTATCAGTTATGAAGAATTATTAATATTCCATGTGTAATAGGTTAAAATTAAGGCAATAAAGTTCAGCATATCATAGTAGGAATGTTGACCAAATAAAGTTATGGTGTTACTATTAGCATGGTTTTGCTTATTCCATAAGAAAATCTAGGCATCAAATTGAAGTGTGGAAGTTGACTTATAATTAGAATTGATTTGTTCAACATTGAAAATAGAAATGAGTTGATAGTTAGGTTGATTGATACATAATGGTGAAAGTTTTTTGTATTGTCCAGTTTTTTTATACATTAGGATATGTACTATTTTATGCCTTCTATTgattctttatttgttcattcaATATTGTTTTTTGCAATGCTGAATTTGTGATCACAAAGATTCAACCTTCTTTTAAGCtcattaattttgttttatttattctgGAAGGAAATTATCTAGATGGTTGCTGTTCTACTTGGAGCAATCACATTTGGCCTTGGGACTTGGCAGATTTTTCAGGAGACAAGATAAGGTGTTTTTTCTTCTACTTAGCTGagcactaatatatatatatacgactATATTCTTGACTGTTTATTTGTATGACAATAGTGCATAGTTTTATATGCATAGTGTATTGAGATTGAATTCAAATGTGACACATTGACTTTGTGATTTCATTTTGCTTCATCATTTCATTATGGTGAagatcttttctttgtttctaaccccccccccccccccccccaaaacacaaaagaaaagaaaagcatttTTATAGAAGAGTCTCTGAATTTTACCAGAAAAAGTATCGGAAAGCAGTTTTAGAAGTAATTTTAGATAATAATTGTGCTATTTCGTGATATCTTTTTTGTATTATCTATATGTAGTGGCATTCTAGTGTTGTTGCTATATCATAATGTGCTGATAAGGAACCACACTTAATCACTCAAGTTCTTCTTTTCGAGGCATTTTACCTTAAGATATAGTTAGGTTTCCAAAGGTTGAGCATGCAGGAAGTTTTTGTGAAATAATTTATTCACTTGAGTGATTTCTGATCCTGTTGATCCTTATAGATTCATCTTTCTGGGAATGAAGCAAAAACAGTGATATGACATTCATTATCATAAATAAGCAGGCACATCTTTGTGAATTGTGATGCGCGTATTTTTGTATTTCAATaatgcatgttttgattgatcaCAATTAGTTGTGATGATTAGAGTTTGGTAATGTATCAAATATTGTGTTGGATTTAAATAGGTTATTTTGAATATATTTAGGTTATTAACAAGTAACAATAGAAAAAATGGCATgatctaattaaatattttttagaatatgAAGATCTCTATGAATTATTGTCTAAATTTGATTATGAAATGTGCTAGTAATTATTCAGTTCTAGTTAGCCAACAAGCGAGTAGGGCAGGATATGAAATGTCTAAATTGGTCTTACAAAACTAAAATTTACTCTAATCTGAGAGTGTAAAACCGATTTTTCTATGTAAATCAGTTTAACTAGTTTTATATATGCTGAAAATTGGTATTTCTTTGTAAATGagtttaactatttttaaatttgaaaccgGTTTTGTTCTTGTTAACCAGGACACTGTATTATAAACCAGTTTTAAACTAGTTTGCTACCTGGGAAAATGTTTTAGTGTGGTTTTCAAACCATTTACAGGGGTTTTGATTTGGTTTGTGGGAAAACCACACCATGGCCACCCCTAGCTGCACATATAAGCTTGCACTGCTGTCTTTGTGCACTCCTCTACCATTTTTTCTgcttccattttttattttttagtaattttgagcttaattgggTTCTCCTAGCTGTCTTCTTATGCTTGGTGGTACTATTCTGACTTATAAACTTCTTATTCTCTCCGCTATCAACTTGAAAGTGTTGTTAATTCTTTCATAAGATTAGCATGTTATTACTAGCATGATAATTCATGACTTGTTCATAAATTCCTATTgttattcttctctttttcttttttcctttttttttgtggCCAACTTTTTAATGCTTGATGGTTACTAGTTGGTTGGTGCTGATTATAAGTTTGCTATTATATTATGCTTGGATATGATGGTTGAGAACAAACTTGCTTGGGGAAATTCTTATTGATTTACTTGCTTCGGGAAATTCTCCAAACCTTTTTGTAGTCGGCCAGATCCTGTTGATGCTTCGCCATGCTCCATTCCCAAGCTCCCATGGCCGCTTCCAGTGTTCCCCCATATGGCTTCTACATACTCGGCAGAAATCAAGTGGGGGAAGCAGGCCCAAGAAGAAGGTCTACCACCGGGTTTCTGATCTCGACAGGGTGATGGAGCTTCGTAAGAAGCCCTCCCTCATTCTTGAGCTCTCCTCCATCATCCAATCCCACAAGACCCAGTCCCTCCTCCTCCGGGACCTTGAGAAGAACGTTGGCTTTGTCCGCAAATGGGACTTCATGGCCCTCATTGAAAGGTACCCGACCATCTTCCGTGTCTCCGGATCACCTCCTTCCGTGTCCCTCACCCTTAAGGCCCAGAGCGTTGCCCAGGAGGAAGCCCAAGCCAAGGCCCTGATGGAGCCCCTCTTGGTTAATAATCTTAGGAAGTTGCTGATGCTGTCTGTTGATTGCCGGGTACCCCTGCAGACTCTCGAGTTTGTTGGGCCTGAATTGGGCTTGCCCTGTGATTTCAGGGAGTCTTTGGTTCCTAAGTACCCTCATTTTTTTTCAGTGAAGCGTGTTGCTGGGAAGGATTGCCTTGAGTTGGAGGATTGGGACTCCTCATTAGCTGTCACTGCCAGGGAAGCTAGGTACTTGCTCATTTGTGCATTATTGCTTTTCATCGATTTTGAAGGTGAAAAGAATTTGCTTTTCGTTCGAAAGAAAGCTGTGatgcttgctcttgataacattTTCATTATTAGCGGCACCAACTACATAAATTAACTAACCAAAATCGCATAGTAATGGtttgattagaatttattttaagcACACATCAGCTAGCTAATCCAATTATCACTTAGGTTGGCACAGGAAGGAGTTCTGAGCGCGAACCAAAGTGGGGTTCGGATAAAAGTGAGGATTTCAAAAGATGGCAACTATATGGGTCCCTTTGCTTTCAAAATGAATTTCCCTCCTGGTTTTAGGCCGAACGTTAGTTACCTTGAGAATCTTGAGAGGTGGCAGAGGATGGATTTTCCTTCTCCTTACTTGAATGCAAGGAGGCTTGACCCTACTGCTCCGGAAACCCGAAAGCGTGCTGTAGCTGTGATTCATGAGCTCCTTAGCTTGACCATGGAGAAAAGGATGACATCTGCGCAGCTGGATGCGTTTCAGGCCGAGTGTCGTTTGCCGTCTAAGTTGCTGCTTTGCTTGATAAAGCATCATGGGATATTTTACCTTACAAATAAAGGTGTGAGAAGTACGGTCTTCCTCAAAGATGCATACCTTGGTTCAAACTTGATAGATAAGTGTCCTTTGTTACGGTTTAATGATAAGTTTGTGGCCCTCTCTGGTAGAACAAATATGGATCTGTGCAACAGCAACAGTTCTATAGGGGCCATTGTTTAGTAGTTTTTTTGGTTGTCCACGGTATCTCTCAAACCGACAGGGCAATGAATAATCCGCTGCGGATTGAAGCTCCATTTAATATTTTGCTACTTGCCAATGAGTTGTCATATGCATAAGACAAGATTGAAACTTTTCAACACTTAAGCAGACTAGTGAACTAACTATTAAACCAacctaagttttattttttggACAGGAGTTAGTTCCATTGTTTAGAAGTTGAGTTTGGATTTTCAGAAAGCACAAATATTGCATCTGTACCTATTTGAGAAAGGATGTAGAAACTAACATTGAAATTTATATGTTGTAGCAAAAAAGATCAAATTACAGTATTCCTCTTATAACATTACATATTCTTTTTATGGAGTTAAAATAAGTGttaggtccttgattaaattggTTATCTTTAGCCCAATAACCAAACTTGGCTTAAGGCCAAGAAATGGATTAGGTGCTGAGTGTCTCCATGTTAGGGTAATATAAAGCATGTACCAAATCTTTCTTGTTTTCACCTTACCTCCATTACAAATTTGGAAATTAGAGCACATTCATTCACCTTTCAATTTTATCCAAACTTTCGAGATCTATATGCCTAATCAAAACCATTACCTAATTGAAGGGAACCACATCTGCACATCACAATCATCACCATGGTCGTTTTCTTTCCATGTTTCATCCATTTCGTAATATCTCCATTTGTATTTTTCAACATATTAAAATATCTTATGCATCATTGATTTCTTTTTTCCAAATTTACTCTAATAATAACAATGTAATTCTAAGAAATGtagtaaatatattattaattaaaatttttctttttatatgaaTATTAGAACAGATATTATGAAACAAATTGAGTACTTATTTCTATTTTATGTATCATATCAGTTGTAATGATCAAATATCATGAAAACATGATATATACTTTATTTTTGGAAGTTCACATAGTGTTTGGAAGCTACATCTTAACCAAAAATACAGAAACaagaacctttttttttttttcgtaataGAAAAGTTTATTTTACTTATCCGCTAAATGGCTCACAAGAGCCTTATATCTCAGTAACCATGAAATCTATACATCAATTTTGCAAAACTGAAAACTGTATAGTTTTTCATTgattagaaatgtaaatttaattaCCAACGCAAGTTGGCACAGATGGATGAGTATCTATATCCCTTAACCATCTCTTCCGGTTCGATATTCactggaagaaaaagaaatgtAGATTTAATTTAAACTCGATTGTTGATCTAGACTGTAAAAAGTCATTTAGTGTAGCTATAAATATATACAAtgcctttatttttaattaatgaagttcttgaatatataaaaatattatgagaaagaaaaaataaaaaattatatactaaaTTATCCTCCCCCACCCctcccatttttttcttttttaattattttatagccTCGAAACACGCTTGAAAAATTATCTTTGTATTCAGTTAAAATCTCTTTAAAAAGCTTAAAATCAACTGATATTATTTCTAGGGATCCAAAAGACCAAAATCCaaaataaagttttaaactaCATATAAAAACACCATAATAAGCCAACATCACTTCAAATTTACGTATATGAGCCAAAAGGAAAATCGATTCAGTAATAAGCCAGATCGTAAtttaatgtaattcgaaccagactAGTTCGAACTGCATTTACAAATAAATCGAACCAGGCCAGTTCGAATTAGGAAGAAGGAGTTGATGGTaaatcgaaccaggctggttcgaactaGCAATgaatgtaattcgaaccaccctagTTCGAATTATAGGTAAGTTAGTGTtttcaagtaattcgaaccaccccGGTTCGAATTACACTCAAGCTGCGttcttagtaattcgaaccaccctggttcgaattactagtgattgggctatataaggagttcgaatcagcctCATTCGAACCATTCTCACCTTCCCCTACCccaccaaatctcagagaaaacgacccagattctctccgacaaagacctgaacggaatactctgctgatgggggacgatccggcacgGTTATATCGCTTGGACGGAGTCGCCCATATAGCTGGGGTCATCAACGAGGAGGTTAGTACGGATATAACTTTGTTCTACCGGTACATGTgagttagtggttttgcatgcgggttagatggtggtttatgttagtggttatgttagtggtttctgttaatggtttatgttagtggtttatgttagtggttttgcatgcgggttagatggtggtttatgttagtggtttatgttagtggtttatgttagtggtttacgttagtggtttatgttggtggtttatcttagtggtttatgtatgtggtttatgtaagtggtttacgttaacggtttatgttagtggtttatgttagtggtttatgttagcggtttagtTATGGTTGTTTAATGTTAGATCTTTCATGTCAGTGGTTTATGCTGGTTTCTTATGTTAGTTGTTTATGCAAGTGGTTCTCGTTCATGGAATTTTAAGCGCTTATATTTAGTACGATTTTCTGGTTAATCAATTATCGTGTTGGTTATCTTTGTCACTGGTAATTAAGTTGGTCCTAATAATGCGGTTCATTTCTTCCGCAGCCTCagcgatgcatcaggagcatgcggcggcagcagggcatggtcctcgatgacagatacgttccgtACCTGCAGATGGCAGGTCTTtaccatcttgcaaggctgaacgatagatggttccggTTGGACGAGGCCCTTGTCAGTGCGTTTGTCGAGcgatggcgtccggagacgcacacgtttcatatgccgttcggagagtgcacgatcacactccaggacgtggcataccagctggGTTTGCCAGTGGACGGGCGTTACGTCAGCGGCTGCCTATCAGAGTTCCATATATACATCGAGGGTGGCCGTCCAGCCTGGGTTTGGTTCGAGGAGTTTCTTGGAGTGGTACCTCCTCCTagccaggttcagaagtacgcGGTCAATTgcagctggtttcaggagacTTTTGGTGAGTGCCCGGAGGGAGCTGATGAGGATACTGTGCGTCGATATGcccgtgcgtacatcatgatgttgttgggcacgcAGCTTTTTGCGGACAAGTCCGGCAACCGCGTTCACATCAGATAGCTTCCGTTTGTAGCTAGGCTGGAGGAGATGGGGACCTACAGCTGGGGTTCTGCAGCACtggcatggttgtaccggtgcatgtgccgagtggcgaACAGAAATGTTATCAAGCTAGCGGGCCCACTTCAGCTACTTCAGTCATGGATTTTCTGGCGATTTCCTCGGTTTAGGCCTGCAGGATTTAAGACGTTCAGTTGGCCATTGGCCTCGAGGTACCGTACTAAGCTTTGTCTATTTCAATTTACTACACATAACTacgtgttcattcataatgtaTTGGATACCCTAAGCACACATATAAGTAGCTGTAAGACATGTGCATGAtgcaggtggtcaggttacaTCCCTTCCAGTAGCGAGAAGGGTCCTAGAGTTCAGATGTGGAGGCTCTGGATAGACCGGTTGCAGGATAGGGAGGTCAGTATGTTAGTTAATAAGTTTCTTTATTTAACCACGATTTACGAGTTGGGTTCACGAGTTGCCCTGACATTGTATAGTTCTGGGTGCAGTTTATCTGGATGCCGTACAGCAGCCCCGACGTACTTCAGGTCGTGCATCCCGAGGTTTTGGAGCCTCGGCATATGGTGCTGTGGCGGTCTGTTACATCGCTTATCTACTTTGCcgtcatagagtggcatcagatagatAGGGTTCTTCCGCAGTTTGGAGGGGTGCAGCCCCGTCCACAtcccgccctgaacatcgactttctgatgtcgaAGGACGGCAGAGGCGACGATCGATGGTTCCCGTCCCATTTGCAGAAGTGGCATCGCTATTGGGACTCCCGTACGGAGAGCGTGCTGAGGTTCGATGTTGTTGCTGACCCTGGTCCGT is drawn from Arachis hypogaea cultivar Tifrunner chromosome 12, arahy.Tifrunner.gnm2.J5K5, whole genome shotgun sequence and contains these coding sequences:
- the LOC112728474 gene encoding protein WHAT'S THIS FACTOR 1 homolog, chloroplastic isoform X1; the encoded protein is MLGVGQILLMLRHAPFPSSHGRFQCSPIWLLHTRQKSSGGSRPKKKVYHRVSDLDRVMELRKKPSLILELSSIIQSHKTQSLLLRDLEKNVGFVRKWDFMALIERYPTIFRVSGSPPSVSLTLKAQSVAQEEAQAKALMEPLLVNNLRKLLMLSVDCRVPLQTLEFVGPELGLPCDFRESLVPKYPHFFSVKRVAGKDCLELEDWDSSLAVTAREARLAQEGVLSANQSGVRIKVRISKDGNYMGPFAFKMNFPPGFRPNVSYLENLERWQRMDFPSPYLNARRLDPTAPETRKRAVAVIHELLSLTMEKRMTSAQLDAFQAECRLPSKLLLCLIKHHGIFYLTNKGVRSTVFLKDAYLGSNLIDKCPLLRFNDKFVALSGRTNMDLCNSNSSIGAIV
- the LOC112728474 gene encoding protein WHAT'S THIS FACTOR 1 homolog, chloroplastic isoform X2, with the protein product MLRHAPFPSSHGRFQCSPIWLLHTRQKSSGGSRPKKKVYHRVSDLDRVMELRKKPSLILELSSIIQSHKTQSLLLRDLEKNVGFVRKWDFMALIERYPTIFRVSGSPPSVSLTLKAQSVAQEEAQAKALMEPLLVNNLRKLLMLSVDCRVPLQTLEFVGPELGLPCDFRESLVPKYPHFFSVKRVAGKDCLELEDWDSSLAVTAREARLAQEGVLSANQSGVRIKVRISKDGNYMGPFAFKMNFPPGFRPNVSYLENLERWQRMDFPSPYLNARRLDPTAPETRKRAVAVIHELLSLTMEKRMTSAQLDAFQAECRLPSKLLLCLIKHHGIFYLTNKGVRSTVFLKDAYLGSNLIDKCPLLRFNDKFVALSGRTNMDLCNSNSSIGAIV